One stretch of Streptococcus australis DNA includes these proteins:
- the rnpM gene encoding RNase P modulator RnpM, producing MKTRKIPLRKSVVSNEVIDKRDLLRIVKNKEGQVFIDPTGKANGRGAYIKLDNAEALEAKKKKVFNRSFNMEVEESFYDELIAYVDHKVKRRELGLE from the coding sequence ATGAAAACAAGAAAAATCCCTTTGCGCAAGTCTGTTGTATCCAACGAAGTGATTGATAAGCGTGATTTGCTCCGCATTGTCAAGAACAAAGAAGGACAGGTCTTTATCGATCCGACAGGCAAGGCCAATGGCCGTGGCGCTTATATCAAGCTAGACAATGCAGAAGCCCTAGAGGCAAAAAAGAAGAAAGTCTTTAACCGCAGCTTTAACATGGAAGTGGAAGAAAGCTTTTATGACGAGTTGATCGCCTATGTGGATCACAAAGTGAAAAGAAGAGAGTTAGGACTTGAATAA
- a CDS encoding YlxQ-related RNA-binding protein, whose translation MNKQKISNLLGLAQRAGRIISGEELVVKAIQDQKAKLVFLAQDAGPNLTKKIHDKSDYYQVEVITVFSTLELSIAVGKSRKVLAVTDAGFTKKMRSLME comes from the coding sequence TTGAATAAGCAAAAGATAAGTAATCTCTTGGGACTTGCTCAGCGAGCAGGGCGGATCATATCGGGTGAGGAATTGGTGGTCAAGGCTATCCAAGACCAGAAAGCCAAGCTAGTCTTTCTAGCACAGGATGCTGGTCCCAATCTGACCAAGAAGATTCACGATAAAAGTGACTATTATCAAGTAGAAGTTATAACCGTGTTTTCAACACTGGAATTAAGCATAGCAGTCGGAAAATCGAGAAAGGTTTTGGCTGTGACAGATGCTGGATTTACAAAGAAAATGAGGTCTCTTATGGAATAG